The proteins below come from a single Serratia fonticola genomic window:
- a CDS encoding helix-turn-helix transcriptional regulator codes for MNVVFEDSYTLYRIGMEWLLADLFGHSEQVHFNVLDSDSIKHANIIVKNFSAGEQFLCQPMIKMRPQGCLLIGIVEGETEIAYGQLPLCQSNSVFINRSDSRDKVADLVMQGWLRSLLETQAPAKLNCQVCKHQTLTVQQASFATRFYLGEETHAIARKMKISTKTVSSHKYLIMKKFNVGTDQDLLTLLHLLKNQLIIPNVFKECLNLCRIECANVVAWSPFAGTRRRY; via the coding sequence TTGAACGTTGTCTTTGAGGATAGCTATACTTTGTATCGTATCGGTATGGAGTGGTTGCTGGCGGATTTATTTGGCCACAGTGAACAAGTCCATTTTAACGTACTGGATAGTGATTCTATTAAGCACGCCAACATCATCGTCAAGAATTTTTCTGCAGGTGAGCAATTTCTCTGCCAACCGATGATCAAAATGCGCCCACAAGGTTGCCTGCTGATTGGGATAGTTGAAGGAGAGACTGAAATAGCCTACGGACAACTCCCCTTATGCCAGTCAAATAGTGTTTTTATCAACCGTTCAGACTCTCGGGATAAAGTAGCGGATCTTGTTATGCAGGGTTGGTTGCGTAGCCTGCTAGAGACGCAAGCTCCGGCCAAGCTAAACTGCCAGGTTTGTAAGCACCAGACGCTAACAGTGCAGCAGGCTAGCTTCGCTACGCGTTTTTATCTGGGGGAAGAGACTCATGCTATCGCCAGAAAGATGAAGATCAGTACTAAAACGGTGAGTTCACATAAGTATCTCATCATGAAGAAGTTTAACGTTGGCACCGATCAAGACCTGCTGACCTTGCTCCACTTGCTAAAAAATCAGCTCATTATTCCCAACGTCTTCAAAGAATGCTTAAACCTTTGCCGAATTGAGTGTGCCAACGTTGTCGCTTGGTCGCCTTTTGCAGGTACGCGTAGAAGGTATTGA
- a CDS encoding fimbrial protein — protein MKKNLIAVAVLISSAFCVSANAAEGQVNFTGSLIPTGCTVTNSPANPLEVFLGNLPVTSFGAAGTTSAAKVVALNVTACPATTANVTFDGAYDSGNPQVLALTAGGATGVGIQLLDSADNVVTLGTASEPYTLTAGDNTLNFKAQYIATVASTAMTVGAANAVALFNISYN, from the coding sequence ATGAAAAAGAATCTGATCGCTGTAGCTGTGCTGATTTCTTCTGCATTTTGTGTTTCTGCTAACGCAGCTGAAGGCCAGGTGAATTTCACTGGTTCACTCATTCCTACTGGTTGTACGGTAACTAACAGTCCGGCGAATCCATTGGAAGTATTCCTCGGTAATTTACCTGTAACTTCATTTGGTGCTGCTGGTACCACTTCTGCGGCAAAAGTAGTTGCTCTTAACGTTACTGCTTGCCCGGCAACAACCGCTAACGTGACGTTTGATGGTGCTTATGATAGTGGCAACCCTCAAGTACTGGCTCTGACTGCTGGTGGTGCAACAGGTGTAGGTATCCAACTGTTAGACAGTGCTGACAACGTAGTGACATTGGGTACTGCTTCTGAACCATACACTCTGACTGCTGGCGATAACACCCTGAACTTCAAAGCGCAGTATATCGCGACGGTTGCCTCTACTGCCATGACAGTGGGTGCAGCTAACGCTGTAGCTTTATTTAACATCAGCTACAACTAA
- a CDS encoding winged helix-turn-helix transcriptional regulator, with the protein MSNEIKPSITYDCNMIHKKPLAEIELLLRHLSPHANKVETKNRQSLNYIAGGQHHCFLLHKGSVTLYRNIDGMVLNSESAPYLFGISTQLLEADYLYIRTQESSEVSVISIEEANKIIAKEDLWQSLSTLLIYTATRVYDHCTKISSLSSYEIICYQLFELMGEPEEIRNSVSIVSYIKSRTFLSRSSIMKILAQLKTGNYIVTDKGLLKAINNIPSRY; encoded by the coding sequence GTGAGCAACGAAATAAAACCTTCTATTACATACGATTGTAATATGATACATAAAAAGCCCTTGGCCGAAATCGAACTACTCTTGCGGCATCTCTCGCCACACGCCAACAAGGTTGAAACAAAAAACAGGCAATCACTTAACTACATTGCAGGCGGGCAGCATCACTGTTTTCTGCTGCACAAAGGTAGCGTGACGCTGTATCGCAACATTGATGGCATGGTGTTGAACTCAGAGTCTGCGCCCTACCTCTTTGGCATCAGCACACAACTGCTAGAGGCTGACTATCTCTATATTCGAACCCAGGAGTCCTCAGAGGTCAGCGTTATCTCCATTGAAGAGGCCAATAAAATCATTGCCAAAGAAGATCTCTGGCAAAGTTTATCTACCCTGTTAATTTATACGGCAACCCGGGTCTATGACCATTGCACCAAGATTTCGTCACTCTCGTCCTATGAAATCATCTGTTATCAACTCTTTGAGTTAATGGGTGAACCGGAAGAAATCAGAAACAGCGTCAGCATCGTTTCCTATATTAAGAGCCGTACTTTTCTTTCACGCAGCAGTATTATGAAAATCCTGGCACAGTTGAAAACCGGAAATTATATCGTGACGGATAAGGGCTTGCTTAAAGCAATAAATAATATCCCATCAAGATATTGA
- a CDS encoding winged helix-turn-helix transcriptional regulator, translated as MSIKEQHGDDDFAATVELFEKLCPHVTFEVVLPGTRLYLFKEGEPYCYLIRSGICKLHHGPDEILINVMYVPSIIGVGGALAANAALFLHPQTTSEIATVPTQEIRQIIARDNLWEQLSRHIYRVTNRFFMLSSYLNAPTAYEILRFQLLELMHEPAEFRENISAAQYIQQKTRLSRSSIMKILSQLKQGGFVKLDNGILKEICHLPLKY; from the coding sequence ATGAGTATAAAAGAACAACATGGCGATGATGACTTTGCTGCGACAGTCGAACTGTTCGAAAAGCTGTGCCCCCATGTCACCTTTGAGGTTGTCCTACCAGGAACCCGGCTTTACCTGTTTAAAGAGGGTGAGCCGTACTGTTATCTGATACGCAGCGGCATTTGCAAATTGCATCATGGGCCTGATGAAATTTTAATCAACGTCATGTATGTACCCAGCATCATTGGTGTGGGAGGGGCTTTGGCGGCCAACGCTGCACTGTTTTTACATCCACAGACGACCTCAGAGATAGCAACCGTTCCTACCCAGGAAATCAGGCAAATTATTGCTCGTGACAATTTATGGGAACAGCTGTCTAGGCATATTTACCGGGTTACCAACCGGTTCTTCATGTTGAGTAGCTACCTCAATGCCCCTACCGCGTACGAGATCCTCCGCTTTCAACTGTTGGAGTTGATGCACGAACCGGCTGAATTCAGAGAGAATATTTCTGCGGCACAGTATATTCAGCAAAAAACGCGCCTGTCCCGCAGCAGCATTATGAAAATCCTCTCGCAGCTTAAGCAAGGGGGATTTGTTAAGCTGGATAACGGTATCCTGAAAGAAATCTGCCATTTGCCGCTTAAGTATTAA